In one Gadus morhua chromosome 7, gadMor3.0, whole genome shotgun sequence genomic region, the following are encoded:
- the LOC115547002 gene encoding pecanex-like protein 3 isoform X1, translating into MGSQALQILRQGVWASLTGGWYVDPHQSTFSNCFHLYLWIFLLAFPFLLYMALPPSLLVAGIYCAVVAVFFTAIKVVNFRLHSMFDLGEIIEKKQASLSTDAPRLEEGDEGSGTHDGNQHRDSHAGVEMTVFRKVNSTPPVRCSSQHSLFGLNQVSEFLPQLEDTGGTKDMKEMMMMQEHGCHNVMLTTANRGLLRQCSLDTMRTATGVPSCMAAARGSEYPGLVSLPAASGFREPQDHPSIPPSPSSQEDGGDREPSQEGERRSPQSPGDARSLGAYSPLGPSAESESLGETPLSPLIKSSLSEELSENLLGLGLDPMAFGPGAKRAGSRSGVALAAGSTDSCFSAGGATTDRETLSTVSSYRSEKTDSTQLESPSLSLPRPAEPRAPASGPAAAPGPAAAAEDGGAGPGSSDTDNLSDSVLLRSPSREASVGQGLDRTLVEGEDLPPAPSDAAQPPAARDSSPSSSGHSEVCDLGRAPPLPPPRQANSVPAGLALGLGCSEPALHPSAPFLLSEQSAPPPAQQVVRPKDLKLLRAGGAAHRPGRRKAPRKRAAAGSSSFDCGSYKRHHGHRQPRDYIPVRSRLGAKAYSESLYEDSSDEDDDDDGSDMSAGSSLGSQRRYSSDDDDDDTSSSTSCYSPDLASAGGASSSLPASAAALPLPASRDGDLLPGETATHHHHHHNNNNTTDNAPAGGGGGGASHSRAAQRSASTASAKTHARVLSMDGAGSQGNTSALPGALLSMPSSSTPAPRTLSVSKSDLEARTLHIDGGFPGAHHHHHLHHHRLDSLGGSWTGNQMGWRAGELVEEGAVGGAMATEEGSKRDSVSSVKRTQAIRRRHNAGSNPTPPPSTMGSPPSLQDLQRARTSSNSRNRTLPSALQFASSLLLPRGGGVHEASTFDDTSEGAIHYFYDESGVKRSYTFGPAGGGYEDPMQERERERERQRELERERERQSQSSSFTSTEVQEGAPALSMLQPRPVVLQGMRVRQVPLEMPEFDLDHESLQESQENTLMIEEKAKPKQYYRFWVLPGRWLRVRYDRLALLALLDRNRRVGENVFAVVLGSLVAFLGFLLLLQGFFRDIWVFQFCLVIASCQYSLLKSVQPDAASPMHGHNWIIVYSRPVYFCLCCVLIWVFDLSGRSSSLQPFSLYGVTFFSGQFLLCARDMLIVLALCFPVIFLLGLLPQVNTFIMSVLEQIDMHVFGGTATTSPLSSLFSLLRSVVVAALLYGFCLGAINAPWGDAHVPVLFSVFCGLLLALSYHLSRQSSDPTILWSLVRSKIFPELENRAPEEPPVEIKDPLPEKLHNSVKEILHSDLVMCPLMAVITFAISASTVFIALQPALSLVLYILAGVVGFFTHYLLPQLRKQLPWFCLAHPVLRSREYSQFEVRDAAQLMWFEKLYAWLQCVEKYFIYPAVVLNSLTTEARSVGQHHKELDIYSRALFISIAGMKLMRSSFCAPSLQYVTLCFTTLFFHFDYPHFSETFLLDYYFMSILFSKMWDLLYKLRFVLTYIAPWQITWGSAFHAFAQPFAVPHSAVLFVQAVFSAFFSTPLNPVLGSAVFVTSYTRPVKFWERDYNTKRVDHSNTRLATQLDRNPGADDNNLNSIFYEHLTRSLQHSLCGDLLLGRWGNYSTGDCFILASDYLNALVHVIEIGNGLVTFQLRGLEFRGTYCQQREVEAITEGVEEDEGCCCCEPGHLPHMLSFNAAFGQRWLAWEVAATKYVLEGYSISDNNAASMLQVFDLRKILITYYVKSIIYYVNRSSKLEEWLLNEAVQEALRPCLGPGYVDSDPTFNLNIDEDYDHRAAGITPAAFCMVYLDWIQYCNSRRQTPVNSERDSALVNLCFGLCILGRRALGTASHSMSASLEPFLYGLHALFKGDFRITSPRDEWVFADMDLLNRVVAPGVRMSLKLHQDHFTSPDEYEDPAVLYDAITANEEKMLISHEGDPVWRSAILANMPSLLALRHIMDDGSDEYKIIMLNKRFLSFRVIKVNRECVRGLWAGQQQELVFLRNRNPERGSIQNAKQALRNMINSSCDQPIGYPIYVSPLTTSYAGGHAQLRSVWGGPVSPQNIYTWLISSWDRLQKGCGAGCNSGGNIEDSDCGGGSASISTNPATAHTTQSTPASGLPPPHISTLQPSMGTDNPVGPTPSWPHHPQPLPLALLSQSEGRMEAGLLSSLQRTSSIQGLLGQHLSSSQLSFSSSMGPSPLGAERFCPGSFLDSSAQRGGPRSGLGLGLALGSGLHYDSHFGKWSLSAKKGFNGPASEADPGQLLTVRTQMIAPVPPPETFVTLDPLGATLALDSSPLLTSRDPPTPREESTELPLLEHLR; encoded by the exons GCTCTCCCTCCTAGCCTGTTGGTCGCCGGCATTTATTGTGCCGTGGTGGCGGTCTTTTTCACCGCCATCAAGGTGGTGAACTTCCGGCTGCACTCCATGTTCGACCTGGGGGAGATCATAGAGAAGAAGCAGGCCTCGCTCTCCACAGACGCCCCGCGGTTGGAGGAGGGTGACGAGGGCTCGGGCACCCACGACGGGAACCAGCACAG GGACAGCCATGCTGGCGTGGAGATGACGGTCTTCCGGAAGGTCAACTCGACGCCGCCGGTGCGCTGCAGCTCCCAGCACTCTCTGTTTGGCCTCAACCAGGTGTCG GAGTTTCTGCCACAGCTAGAGGATACAGGCGGAACCAAGG ATATgaaggagatgatgatgatgcaggAGCACGGCTGCCATAACGTCATGTTGACCACAGCTAATCGAGGGCTTCTTCGCCAGTGCTCCCTGGACACTATGA GGACTGCCACCGGGGTCCCGTCCTGCATGGCCGCAGCACGGGGCTCGGAGTACCCGGGCCTCGTGAGCCTGCCCGCCGCGTCTGGCTTTAGGGAGCCCCAGGACCACCCGTccatccccccgtccccctccagcCAGGAGGACGGCGGCGACAGGGAGCCGTCCCAGGAGGGGGAGCGGCGCTCTCCGCAGAGCCCCGGGGACGCGCGCAGCCTGGGGGCCTACTCGCCCCTGGGGCCCTCGGCCGAGTCGGAGAGCCTGGGCGAGACGCCGCTCAGCCCGCTCATCAAGAGCAGCCTGAGCGAGGAGCTGAGCGAGAACctgctgggcctgggcctggaccCCATGGCGTTCGGCCCCGGGGCCAAGCGCGCGGGCAGCCGCAGCGGCGTGGCGCTGGCCGCCGGCTCCACCGACAGCTGCTTCAGCGCCGGCGGGGCCACCACGGACCGCGAGACCCTGAGCACAGTGAGCAGCTACCGCAGCGAGAAGACGGACTCCACGCAGCTGGAGAGCCCCTCCCTCAGCCTGCCGCGGCCCGCCGAGCCCCGGGCGCCGGCCTCGGGCCCCGCAGCTGCCCCGGGCCCGGCGGCAGCGGCGGAGGACGGCGGCGCGGGGCCGGGCAGCAGCGACACAGACAACCTGTCGGACAGCGTGCTGCTGCGCTCGCCGTCCCGCGAGGCGTCCGTCGGCCAGGGGCTGGACAGGAcgttggtggagggggaggacctGCCCCCGGCGCCCTCTGACGCGGCCCAGCCTCCGGCCGCCcgcgactcctccccctccagcagCGGGCACTCTGAGGTGTGTGACCTAGGCAGGGCGCCCCCTCTGCCGCCGCCCCGCCAGGCCAACTCCGTCCCCGCCGGGCTGGCTCTGGGCCTGGGCTGCTCGGAGCCCGCCCTGCACCCCTCGGCCCCCTTCCTCCTGTCGGAGCAGTCGGCGCCCCCGCCGGCCCAGCAGGTGGTCCGGCCCAAGGACCTGAAGCTGCTCCGGGCGGGCGGCGCGGCCCACCGGCCGGGCCGGAGGAAAGCGCCGCGGAAGCGCGCGGCGgccggcagcagcagcttcGACTGCGGCTCCTACAAGCGCCACCACGGCCACCGGCAGCCCCGGGACTACATCCCGGTGCGCAGCCGGCTGGGGGCCAAGGCGTACAGCGAGAGCCTGTACGAGGACTCGAGcgacgaggacgacgacgacgacggcagCGACATGAGCGCCGGCTCCAGCCTGGGCTCCCAGCGGCGCTACAGctccgacgacgacgacgacgacaccagctcctccacctcgtgCTACTCCCCGGACCTCGCCAGCGCGGGCGGGGCCTCGTCCTCGCTccccgcctccgccgccgccctgCCACTCCCCGCGTCCCGGGACGGCGACCTGTTGCCAGGAGAGACGGcaacccaccatcaccaccaccacaacaacaacaacaccaccgacAACGCCCCCgccggtggtggcggcgggggcgCGTCGCACTCCCGCGCCGCGCAGCGCTCCGCCAGCACGGCCAGCGCCAAGACCCACGCCCGGGTGCTGAGCATGGACGGGGCGGGGAGTCAGGGCAACACCAGCGCCCTGCCGGGCGCCCTCCTCTccatgccctcctcctccacccccgcgCCCCGCACGCTCTCCGTCTCCAAGTCCGACCTGGAGGCCCGCACCCTCCACATCGACGGGGGCTTCCCCggagcccaccaccaccaccacctccaccaccaccggctgGACTCCCTGGGGGGCTCCTGGACCGGGAACCAAATGGGCTGGAGGGCtggggagctggtggaggagggggctgtgggtggag CCATGGCAACAGAGGAGGGAAGCAAGCGGGACTCGGTCAGCAGCGTGAAGAGGACCCAGGCTATCCGGCGGAGACATAACGCCGGGAgcaaccccacccctcccccctccaccatgGGCTCTCCCCCAAG cctccaggacctccagcgCGCCCGCACCTCCTCCAACTCCAGGAACCGCACCCTGCCCTCGGCCCTGCAGttcgcctcctccctcctgctgccccggggggggggcgtccaCGAGGCCTCCACCTTCGACGACACGTCGGAGGGCGCCATACACTACTTCTACGACGAGAGCG GAGTGAAGAGGTCCTACACGTTTGGCCCTGCCGGAGGCGGATACGAAGACCCTATGCA ggagagggagagggagcgggagcggcagagggagctggagcgggagagagagaggcagtcgCAGTCGTCGAGCTTCACCTCCACCGAGGTGCAGGAGGGGGCGCCGGCCTTGTCCATGCTCCAGCCGCGGCCTGTGGTCCTGCAGGGCATGCGGGTGAGACAGGTGCCCCTGGAGATGCCTGAG TTCGACCTGGACCATGAGTCCCTCCAGGAGTCCCAGGAGAACACGCTGATGATCGAGGAGAAGGCCAAGCCCAAGCAGTACTACCGCTTCTGGGTGCTGCCCGGCCGCTGGCTACGGGTCCGCTACGACCGCCTGGCGCTGCTCGCCCTGTTGGACCG GAACCGCCGTGTCGGAGAGAACGTGTTTGCGGTGGTGCTGGGCAGCCTGGTGGCCTTCCTGGGCTTCCTGCTGCTTCTGCAGGGGTTCTTCAGAGACATCTGGGTCTTCCAGTTCTGCCTGGTCATCGCAAGCTGCCAGTACTCCCTACTCAAG AGTGTGCAACCAGATGCAGCTTCGCCCATGCAC GGCCACAACTGGATCATCGTGTACAGCCGGCCTGTGTACTTCTGCCTGTGCTGCGTCCTCATCTGGGTCTTTGACCTGTCCGGCCGCTCCAGCAGCCTGCAGCCCTTCTCGCTGTACGGGGTCACCTTCTTCTCAGGGCAGTTCCTGCTCTGTGCCAGAGACATGCTCATCG TGCTTGCCTTATGTTTCCCTGTCATCttcctgctggggctgctgcctCAGGTGAACACCTTCATCATGTCTGTGCTGGAGCAGATTGACATGCACGTCTTCGGAGGAACGG CCACCACCAgccctctgtcctctctgttCAGCCTGCTGCGcagtgtggtggtggcggcACTGCTTTACGGATTCTGCCTCGGCGCCATCAAC GCTCCGTGGGGCGATGCCCATGTGCCGGTGCTGTTCTCCGTGTTCTGTGGCCTCCTGCTGGCCTTGTCGTACCACCTCAGCCGGCAGAGCAGCGACCCCACCATCCTCTG GTCTCTTGTTCGCTCCAAGATATTCCCCGAGCTCGAGAACCGGGCCCCAGAGGAGCCCCCTGTTGAGATCAAGGACCCCCTGCCTGAGAAACTACACAACTCAGTG AAAGAGATTCTCCACTCGGACCTGGTGATGTGTCCCCTCATGGCCGTGATCACCTTCGCCATCAGCGCCAGCACTGTCTTCATCGCACTGCAG CCGGCCCTGAGCTTGGTGCTGTACATCCTTGCGGGGGTGGTTGGTTTCTTCACCCACTACCTGCTGCCCCAGCTCCGGAAGCAGCTGCCCTGGTTCTGCCTGGCCCATCCCGTGCTTCGCTCCAGAGAGTACAGCCAGTTTGAGGTCCGAG ACGCGGCCCAGCTGATGTGGTTCGAGAAGCTGTACGCCTGGCTGCAGTGCGTGGAGAAGTACTTCATCTACCCCGCCGTGGTGCTCAACTCCCTGACCACGGAGGCCCGCAGCGTGGGCCAGCACCACAAGGAGCTGGACATCTA TAGCCGGGCTCTCTTCATCTCCATCGCGGGGATGAAGTTGATGCGCTCGTCGTTCTGCGCCCCGTCCCTGCAGTACGTCACGCTGTGTTTCACCACGCTCTTCTTCCACTTCGACTACCCCCACTTCTCCGAGACCTTCCTGCTCGACTACTACTTCATGTCCATCCTCTTCAGCAAG ATGTGGGACCTGCTCTACAAGCTGCGCTTCGTGCTGACCTACATCGCCCCCTGGCAGATCACCTGGGGCTCGGCCTTCCACGCCTTCGCCCAGCCCTTCGCCGTGCCTC ACTCGGCCGTGCTGTTTGTGCAGGCTGTGTTCTCCGCCTTCTTCTCCACCCCCCTCAACCCCGTGCTGGGCAGCGCCGTGTTCGTCACGTCCTACACCCGGCCCGTCAAGTTCTGGGAGCGCGACTACAA TACCAAGCGAGTGGACCATTCCAACACGAGGCTGGCCACCCAGTTGGACCGGAACCCag GCGCGGACGACAACAACCTGAACTCCATCTTCTACGAGCACCTGACGCGCTCGCTGCAGCACTCGCTGTGCGGGGACCTCCTGCTGGGCCGCTGGGGGAACTACAGCACGGGGGACTGCTTCATCCTGGCCTCCGACTACCTCAACGCCCTGGTGCACGTCATCGAGATCGGCAACGGCCTGGTCACCTTCCAGCTCCGCGGCCTGGAGTTCAGAG gGACGTACTGCCAACAGCGGGAGGTGGAGGCCATCacggagggggtggaggaggacgagggctgctgctgctgcgagcCGGGACACCTGCCCCACATGCTGTCCTTCAACGCCGCCTTCGGCCAGCGCTGGCTGGCCTGGGAGGTGGCCGCCACCAAGTACGTGCTGGAGGGCTACAGCATCAGCGACAACAACGCAGCCTCCATGCTGCAGGTGTTTGACCTGCGCAAGATCCTCATCACCTACTACGTCAAG AGCATCATCTACTACGTGAACCGCTCCAGTAAGCTGGAGGAGTGGCTGCTGAACGAGGCGGTGCAGGAGGCCCTGAGGCCCTGCCTGGGGCCGGGCTACGTGGACAGCGACCCCACCTTCAACCTCAACATCGACGAGGACTACGACCACCGCGCTGCCGGCATCACCCCTGCAGCCTTCTGCATGGTCTACCTGGACTGGATCCAGTACTGCAACAGCAGGAGGCAAACG CCTGTGAACAGCGAGAGGGACTCGGCTCTGGTGAATCTCTGCTTCGGCCTCTGCATTCTGGGTAGAAGAGCCCTGGGCACTGCCTCACACAGCATGTCTGCCag CCTGGAGCCCTTCCTGTACGGGCTCCATGCCCTCTTCAAGGGGGACTTCCGCATCACCTCTCCAAGGGACGAGTGGGTGTTTGCGGACATGGACCTGCTTAACCGGGTGGTGGCTCCGGGGGTGCGGATGTCCCTTAAACTTCACCAG gacCACTTCACGTCCCCTGACGAGTACGAGGACCCGGCGGTGCTGTACGACGCCATCACGGCCAACGAGGAGAAGATGCTGATCTCCCACGAGGGCGACCCCGTGTGGCGCTCGGCCATCCTGGCCAACATGCCCTCGCTGCTGGCGCTGCGCCACATCATGGACGACGGCAGCGACGAGTACAAGATCATCATGCTCAACAAGAGGTTCCTCAGCTTCAGGGTCATCAAG GTGAACCGGGAGTGTGTGCGCGGCCTGTGGGcggggcagcagcaggagctGGTCTTCCTGCGCAACCGGAACCCGGAGCGCGGCAGCATCCAGAACGCCAAGCAGGCGCTGCGCAACATGATCAACTCGTCGTGCGACCAGCCCATCGGCTACCCCATCTACGTGTCGCCGCTCACCACCTCCTACGCCGGGGGCCACGCCCAGCTGCGCTCGGTGTGGGGCGGCCCCGTCAGCCCCCAGAACATCTACACCTGGCTCATCAGCAGCTGGGACAG GTTACAGAAGGGTTGTGGCGCCGGCTGTAACAGTGGCGGGAACATTGAGGATTCGGACTGTGGCGGAGGCTccgcctccatctccaccaACCCCGCCACCGCCCACACCACCCAGAGCACCCCCGCCTcgggcctgccccccccccacatctccACCCTGCAGCCCTCTATGG GTACAGACAACCCTGTGGGCCCCACCCCTAGTTGgccacaccacccacagcccCTCCCCTTGGCCTTGCTCAGCCAATCCGAGGGCCGGATGGAGGCGGGGCTCCTCAGCTCCCTGCAGCGCACCTCGTCCATCCAGGGGCTGCTGGGGCAGCACCTGTCCAGCTCCCAGCTCTCCTTCAGCAGCTCCATGGGGCCCTCGCCTCTGGGCGCCGAGCGCTTCTGCCCGGGGAGCTTCCTGGACAGCTCGGCCCAGCGCGGAGGCCCGCGGTCGGGCTTGGGTCTGGGCCTCGCCCTGGGCTCCGGCCTGCACTACGACAGCCATTTTGGAAAGTGGAGCCTTTCGGCCAAGAAGGGCTTCAACGGGCCGGCGTCGGAGGCCGACCCCGGGCAGCTGCTGACCGTCCGCACGCAG ATGATTGCTCCCGTACCTCCACCAGAGACCTTCGTGACCCTTGACCCTCTGGGTGCCACCCTGGCGCTGGACAGCAGCCCCTTGCTGACCTCCagggacccccccaccccgcgtGAGGAGTCCACAGAGCTGCCTCTCCTGGAGCACCTCCGATGA